From a region of the Helianthus annuus cultivar XRQ/B chromosome 5, HanXRQr2.0-SUNRISE, whole genome shotgun sequence genome:
- the LOC110944108 gene encoding DNA polymerase zeta processivity subunit-like, whose protein sequence is MNLVVHRARHPQLHCYTHESLDAMVSYFEHGMNENVAVMFFDNDKIPIEKFVFKINVNRVQGEMMEEDADLESSLRSFLIKLSQSETLSKGSAQGSERVCVFPAG, encoded by the exons ATGAACTTGGTGGTTCATCGTGCCCGACACCCGCAGCTTCATTGTTACACTCATGAGTCTCTCGATGCCATGGTTTCTTACTTTGAACACGGGATGAATGAGAATGTTGCGGTTATGTTTTTTGATAATGATAAAATTCCAATCGAGAAGTTTGTGTTCAAGATCAATGTGAACCGGGTTCAAGGGGAAATGATGGAAGAAGATGCAGATCTGGAGTCCTCCCTGAGATCATTCTTGATCAAGCTTTCTCAATCCGAAACGCTTTCGAAAGGTTCGGCTCAAG GTTCCGAGAGGGTTTGTGTTTTTCCGGCGGGGTga
- the LOC110942183 gene encoding putative protein TPRXL, with translation MTSTCINHPHTALSPDKFLHIPPPYTAGKMHDNNKLSDLPEESDPELSDIVDFEFRLDEPVNMLPADQLFSDGKLFPLNFPVSSSSSVVTEPEPEPSDPPEISPIINGVSVVDSFLYTPKVPKCSSKWKELLGLRKLYQNSSNTKLTTSSSSSLQSSSTGNGNGSTAIKSIKHFLYRSSKPSTDSSVNLPLLNDTDNEPATVTSRHSLSSSSSGHDPDELPRLSLDSEKQLKNTNPNPNNPPRMKLVKTRTLSTDGSIRGVSTESPRMNSSGKIVFHSLERSSSSPSSFNGGCRLKNRGMERSYSANVRITPVLNVPVCSLRGFPLFSSSSSSSSQKHEGCSSNSNSNNRASRNQQMNNKSKTDRS, from the coding sequence ATGACTTCCACCTGCATAAACCACCCTCACACCGCCCTCTCGCCGGACAAATTCCTCCATATTCCACCGCCATACACCGCCGGAAAAATGCATGACAACAACAAGCTCTCAGATCTACCAGAAGAATCAGATCCAGAACTTTCCGATATCGTTGACTTTGAATTCAGACTTGATGAACCGGTTAACATGCTTCCTGCCGATCAACTGTTCTCCGACGGTAAACTTTTTCCGTTAAATTTTCCGGTTAGTTCTAGTTCTTCCGTTGTAACGGAACCGGAACCGGAACCGTCAGATCCACCGGAGATTAGTCCGATAATTAACGGCGTTAGTGTTGTAGATTCGTTTTTGTACACTCCGAAGGTGCCGAAGTGTTCGAGTAAATGGAAAGAGCTTCTCGGTTTGAGAAAACTGTATCAAAATAGCAGTAATACGAAGCTAACGACGTCGTCTTCATCGTCGTTACAGTCTTCCAGTACCGGTAACGGTAACGGAAGTACTGCTATCAAATCTATCAAACACTTTCTGTACCGAAGCTCAAAACCGTCAACCGATTCATCGGTTAACCTTCCGTTACTTAACGATACGGATAACGAACCGGCGACGGTGACGTCACGTCACTCTCTGTCTTCGTCATCTTCCGGTCATGATCCAGACGAACTTCCTCGTCTATCTCTCGATTCCGAGAAGCAATTGAAGAacacaaaccctaaccctaacaaTCCTCCGAGGATGAAACTGGTGAAAACGAGAACGTTATCGACCGACGGATCCATACGTGGAGTTTCTACTGAAAGTCCTCGAATGAATTCATCTGGAAAAATTGTGTTTCACAGCTTGGAACGAAGCTCGAGCAGTCCGAGCAGCTTCAATGGTGGATGTAGGTTGAAAAACAGAGGAATGGAGAGATCATATTCCGCTAACGTTAGAATTACTCCGGTTCTCAACGTTCCGGTTTGTTCGCTTAGAGGTTTTCCActtttttcatcatcatcatcttcatcgtctcAAAAGCATGAAGGTTGTTCGAGTAACAGCAACAGCAATAACAGAGCAAGTAGGAATCAACAGATGAACAACAAGAGTAAAACAGATCGATCTTAA
- the LOC110942182 gene encoding elongation factor 2 — protein sequence MVKFTAEELRRIMDRKHNIRNMSVIAHVDHGKSTLTDSLVAAAGIIAQEVAGDVRMTDTRSDEAERGITIKSTGISLYYEMSDEALKSFKGERNGNEYLINLIDSPGHVDFSSEVTAALRITDGALVVVDCIEGVCVQTETVLRQALGERIRPVLTVNKMDRCFLELQVDGEEAYQTFQRVIENANVIMSTYEDPLLGDVMVHPEKGTVAFSAGLHGWAFTLTGLAKMYASRYGVDESKLLERLWGENYYDSITKKWTKKNTGSGTCKRGFVQFCYDPIKEVINMCMNTMNDQKDILWSKLVKLGVGIKSDEKELMGKALMKRVMQSWLPAATALLEMMIFHLPSPHTAQRYRVENLYEGPLDDAYANAIRSCDPDGPLMLYVSKMIPASDKGRFFAFGRVFAGRVATGMKVRIMGPNYVPGEKKDLYVKGVQRTVIWMGKKQETVEDVPCGNTVALVGLDQFITKNATLTNEKEVGAHPIRAMKFSVSPVVRVAVQCKVASDLPKLVEGLKRLAKSDPMVVCTIEESGEHIIAGAGELHLEICLKDLQEDFMGGAEIVVADPVVSFRETVLEKSCRTVMSKSPNKHNRLYMEARPLEEGLAEAIDEGRIGPRDDPKARSKILSEEFKWDKDLAKKIWCFGPETTGPNMVVDMCKGVQYLNEIKDSVVAGFQWASKEGALADENMRAICFEVCDVVLHADAIHRGGGQVIPTARRVIYAAQLTAKPRLLEPIYLVEIQAPEQALGGIYSVLNQRRGHVFEEMQRPGTPLYNIKAYLPVVESFGFSGALRAATSGQAFPQSVFDHWEMMSSDPLEPGSQASALVASIRKRKGLKEQLTPLSEFEDKL from the exons atg GTGAAGTTCACAGCTGAAGAGCTTCGTCGGATAATGGATCGCAAGCACAACATCCGTAACATGTCTGTAATCGCTCACGTTGATCACG GTAAATCTACGTTGACTGATTCTCTGGTCGCGGCTGCCGGTATCATTGCGCAAGAAGTCGCTGGAGACGTGCGAATGACGGACACGCGATCCGACGAAGCAGAGCGTGGAATTACCATAAAGTCCACAGGAATCTCCCTATACTACGAAATGTCAGATGAAGCCCTCAAAAGCTTCAAAGGAGAACGCAACGGAAACGAATACCTCATCAACTTAATCGACTCGCCTGGCCACGTGGACTTCTCGTCTGAAGTAACCGCTGCCTTACGTATCACTGACGGTGCATTAGTAGTCGTTGATTGCATCGAAGGCGTGTGTGTGCAAACGGAAACCGTCCTCCGACAAGCCCTTGGTGAAAGAATCCGGCCGGTTCTAACCGTCAACAAAATGGACCGGTGTTTCCTTGAACTCCAG GTGGACGGCGAAGAAGCATACCAAACGTTTCAACGAGTTATCGAAAACGCTAACGTCATCATGTCGACATACGAAGACCCCCTTCTCGGTGACGTCATGGTACACCCGGAAAAAGGAACCGTTGCGTTTTCAGCCGGTTTACACGGTTGGGCTTTTACACTAACCGGTTTAGCAAAAATGTACGCATCTAGATACGGTGTTGACGAGTCAAAGTTACTAGAAAGGCTATGGGGAGAGAATTATTACGACTCCATAACAAAAAAATGGACCAAGAAGAATACGGGTTCGGGTACTTGTAAACGGGGCTTTGTCCAGTTTTGTTATGACCCGATTAAGGAAGTTATAAACATGTGTATGAATACTATGAATGACCAAAAGGATATATTATGGTCCAAGT TGGTTAAACTTGGTGTTGGTATTAAATCTGATGAGAAAGAGTTAATGGGTAAGGCTTTGATGAAGCGTGTGATGCAAAGCTGGTTACCGGCTGCGACCGCGTTACTCGAAATGATGATTTTTCATCTTCCGTCGCCTCATACGGCTCAACGTTATCGGGTCGAGAATTTGTATGAGGGCCCGTTGGATGATGCGTACGCGAATGCGATAAGGAGTTGTGACCCTGATGGCCCGCTTATGCTTTATGTGTCGAAGATGATTCCGGCTTCTGATAAGGGTCGGTTTTTTGCTTTCGGACGGGTGTTTGCTGGGCGGGTTGCGACGGGTATGAAGGTTAGGATTATGGGCCCGAATTATGTACCGGGTGAGAAAAAGGATCTTTATGTTAAGGGTGTTCAGAGGACTGTGATTTGGATGGGTAAGAAGCAAGAAACGGTTGAGGATGTTCCGTGTGGGAATACGGTCGCTCTTGTCGGGTTAGACCAGTTTATTACGAAAAACGCGACGTTGACTAACGAAAAGGAAGTTGGCGCGCACCCGATTCGCGCTATGAAGTTTTCGGTGTCACCGGTGGTGCGCGTGGCGGTTCAATGTAAGGTCGCGTCGGACCTACCGAAGCTAGTCGAAGGTTTAAAACGGCTAGCGAAGTCCGACCCGATGGTGGTTTGTACAATCGAGGAGTCGGGTGAACACATCATCGCGGGTGCGGGTGAGCTTCATCTCGAAATTTGTTTAAAAGATCTTCAAGAAGATTTCATGGGTGGGGCCGAGATCGTGGTTGCGGACCCCGTGGTGTCGTTCCGTGAAACGGTCCTCGAGAAATCGTGTCGAACTGTTATGAGCAAATCGCCTAACAAACATAACCGTTTGTACATGGAAGCTAGACCTTTAGAGGAAGGTTTAGCCGAGGCGATTGATGAGGGGCGGATCGGGCCACGAGATGACCCGAAGGCCCGTTCGAAAATCTTGTCAGAGGAATTCAAATGGGACAAAGATTTAGCTAAAAAGATATGGTGTTTCGGCCCGGAAACCACCGGGCCCAACATGGTTGTCGACATGTGTAAGGGGGTTCAATACTTAAACGAAATCAAAGATTCGGTTGTAGCGGGGTTCCAATGGGCATCAAAAGAAGGTGCATTAGCCGACGAAAACATGAGAGCGATTTGTTTCGAAGTATGTGACGTCGTACTTCATGCTGACGCGATCCATCGAGGTGGCGGTCAGGTTATCCCGACCGCAAGGAGAGTCATATACGCCGCCCAACTAACCGCCAAACCCCGCTTGCTCGAACCAATCTACCTCGTTGAGATACAAGCACCGGAACAAGCCCTAGGTGGGATCTACAGTGTGTTGAACCAAAGGCGTGGGCACGTGTTTGAAGAAATGCAAAGGCCCGGTACACCATTGTACAACATTAAGGCTTACTTGCCCGTTGTCGAGTCATTTGGGTTTTCGGGTGCATTGAGGGCGGCTACTTCAGGTCAAGCCTTCCCGCAATCGGTGTTTGACCATTGGGAAATGATGTCTTCTGACCCGTTGGAACCGGGGTCGCAAGCTAGCGCACTTGTGGCTAGTATTCGCAAGAGAAAAGGGTTAAAGGAGCAGCTCACTCCCCTCTCTGAATTTGAGGACAAGCTGTAA